A genomic region of Saccopteryx bilineata isolate mSacBil1 chromosome 1, mSacBil1_pri_phased_curated, whole genome shotgun sequence contains the following coding sequences:
- the LOC136318751 gene encoding glycine N-acyltransferase-like, giving the protein MFHLQSPQMLQLLEKSLKKSLPESLKVYGTVFHMNQKNPFKLKALVDKWPDFTTVVVRPQEQEMVDDSDHYTNTYQIYSKDPENCQKLLGAPKVINWKQHLQIQSSQSSLNEVIQNLAAKKSFQVKQTQCFLYMSFDTIKKLIPSLLDVRNLPPGDGNPKAIDQEMFKLSSLDVTHAALVNEIWHFGGNERSRRFIERCIQNFPTFCLLGPKGTPVSWFLMDQTGEIRMAGTVPEYRGQNLSSFLSYILFQTLKKLSFPIYAHIDKDKIVVLKKMYNLQYIRLPCDWNQWHCIPL; this is encoded by the exons ATGTTCCACTTGCAGAGTCCACAGATGCTGCAGTTGCTGGAAAAATCCTTGAAGAAGAGCCTCCCTGAGTCCTTAAAG GTTTATGGGACAGTTTTCCACATGAACCAGAAAAACCCATTCAAGCTAAAGGCCCTGGTGGACAAGTGGCCTGACTTTACTACAGTGGTTGTCCGCCCTCAGGAGCAG GAGATGGTAGATGACTCTGATCACTATACCAACACTTACCAAATCTACTCCAAGGACCCCGAGAACTGTCAGAAGTTGCTTGGTGCACCAAAAGTTATCAACTGGAAACAGCATCTGCAGATCCAAA GTTCACAGTCCAGCCTGAATGAGGTGATACAAAACCTTGCAGCCAAAAAATCCTTCCAAGTTAAACAAACACAGTGCTTTCTCTACATGTCATTTGACACCATCAAAAAACTGATTCCTTCCCTGTTGGATGTAAGGAACTTACCACCTGGTGATGGCAATCCCAAGGCCAT CGATCAAGAAATGTTCAAACTGTCATCCCTGGATGTCACCCATGCTGCTCTGGTGAATGAAATATGGCATTTTGGTGGCAATGAGAGGAGTCGGAGATTCATCGAGCGCTGTATCCAGAACTTCCCCACCTTCTGTCTGTTGGGACCCAAGGGGACTCCTGTTTCCTGGTTCCTGATGGACCAGACAGGAGAGATACGGATGGCAGGCACTGTGCCTGAGTACCGGGGCCAGAACCTCAGCTCCTTTCTCAGCTATATCCTTTTCCAGACACTAAAGAAACTCAGCTTTCCCATATATGCTCACATAGACAAGGACAAAATAGTTGTGCTGAAGAAAATGTACAATTTGCAATATATTCGCCTGCCCTGTGACTGGAACCAGTGGCACTGCATACCCCTGTGA